One Acidimicrobiia bacterium genomic region harbors:
- a CDS encoding amidohydrolase, protein MFELKTDLIEAATALRRAIHHNPELGYQETETTDAVATALDVPGITLTRRTGTGLIADVGSAGKRVAFRADLDALPIHELTDVAFASKTPGVMHACGHDAHTAIGVTIAKHLARMELPGRVRFIFQPAEESFPGGAQLLVNEDILDDVSAILAFHVDPSLEVGKVGLKAGAITSSSDRFEIMLSGPGGHTARPHETVDLLHAAGRMLTDLPAQFARSIDARIPVAMVFGQIAGGSADNVIPTEVRMSGTCRVLDEPTWQSIPERLERLVQAIVSPTGAIAKLTYSRGIAPVVNDPATLATAGAAIEGELGAGSTVGTDASMGAEDFSSYLQMIPGALLRLGAWDGVSVKTALHSAFFTIDERAIETGVRAGAASLLALLSAE, encoded by the coding sequence ATGTTTGAATTGAAAACGGACCTCATCGAGGCAGCCACAGCACTGCGTCGGGCCATACATCACAATCCCGAACTCGGATATCAGGAAACGGAAACGACCGATGCGGTCGCGACGGCTCTCGATGTACCGGGGATCACCCTCACCCGTCGCACCGGGACCGGTCTCATCGCCGACGTGGGGTCGGCTGGCAAGAGAGTCGCTTTTCGAGCCGACCTCGATGCCCTACCAATCCACGAACTTACCGATGTGGCGTTCGCTTCGAAAACCCCAGGCGTCATGCATGCCTGCGGGCATGACGCCCACACGGCCATTGGTGTAACGATCGCCAAGCATCTCGCCAGGATGGAACTCCCCGGCCGGGTCCGGTTCATCTTCCAGCCTGCCGAGGAAAGTTTCCCGGGGGGAGCCCAGCTACTCGTGAACGAAGACATTCTCGACGATGTCTCTGCAATCCTCGCTTTCCATGTCGACCCTTCGCTTGAAGTCGGCAAGGTCGGTCTCAAGGCTGGTGCGATCACCAGTTCCTCCGACCGTTTCGAGATCATGTTGTCCGGTCCTGGCGGCCACACGGCCCGGCCTCACGAAACCGTCGACCTCCTCCACGCCGCCGGTCGGATGCTCACCGACTTACCTGCCCAATTCGCCAGGAGCATCGACGCTCGCATCCCGGTCGCCATGGTGTTCGGCCAGATCGCCGGCGGTTCGGCCGACAACGTCATTCCCACAGAAGTCCGGATGTCAGGGACCTGCCGGGTGCTTGATGAGCCCACCTGGCAGAGTATCCCCGAACGTCTTGAGCGCCTCGTTCAGGCAATCGTCTCTCCGACCGGCGCTATCGCCAAGCTGACGTACAGTCGAGGGATCGCGCCGGTCGTGAATGACCCGGCCACACTGGCCACCGCCGGGGCGGCCATCGAGGGCGAACTCGGCGCCGGGTCGACGGTGGGCACCGACGCGTCCATGGGAGCTGAAGACTTCTCCAGTTACCTACAGATGATCCCGGGAGCACTGCTCCGACTCGGTGCTTGGGACGGCGTATCGGTAAAGACTGCCTTGCATTCGGCCTTCTTCACGATCGATGAGCGGGCGATCGAAACCGGCGTACGGGCCGGGGCCGCCTCGTTGCTGGCTCTTCTCTCGGCCGAATGA
- a CDS encoding aminotransferase class IV family protein, translating into MTVWINGEPSEAGTVSVHDAGFVRGDGCFEALRSYGGRAFALTEHIQRLQWSAAALGMTLPVADELEAWIATAAREAGDGIVRVIATRGGPDQIVAPPIVVVISEPLPALLENLALLPIRAPWHSAGRPWELAGAKTLSYGPNVNAGRVARERGFDDALLVSDDDIVLEGPTFTIGWVIDGVVETPALDLLILDSITRRYVLNLAEEVLEGRFHLSRIVSASEVFVMSTIKEVVAVARLGEFSFEPGPVTDRLARDFRAGLIDAGYTVSPRE; encoded by the coding sequence GTGACGGTCTGGATCAACGGAGAGCCGTCAGAAGCCGGCACGGTGTCGGTTCACGACGCAGGATTCGTTCGGGGGGACGGTTGTTTCGAGGCACTTCGATCCTATGGTGGGCGCGCCTTTGCGCTGACCGAACATATTCAACGTTTGCAGTGGTCGGCCGCAGCCCTGGGGATGACGCTTCCGGTCGCAGACGAGCTTGAAGCGTGGATTGCGACCGCCGCCCGGGAGGCGGGGGATGGGATCGTGCGAGTGATCGCCACCCGCGGGGGACCGGATCAGATAGTGGCTCCTCCGATTGTCGTCGTTATCTCGGAACCATTGCCGGCTCTTCTGGAAAACTTGGCCTTGCTTCCGATTCGGGCACCGTGGCACTCTGCAGGGCGCCCCTGGGAATTGGCGGGAGCCAAGACACTGTCCTACGGGCCAAATGTCAACGCCGGCCGGGTTGCCAGGGAACGGGGATTCGACGATGCCCTGCTCGTGAGCGATGACGACATCGTCCTGGAAGGTCCCACGTTCACCATTGGCTGGGTGATCGACGGCGTAGTCGAAACCCCCGCGCTGGATCTGCTGATCCTCGACTCCATCACGCGACGCTACGTCCTCAATCTGGCGGAAGAGGTCCTTGAGGGTCGGTTCCATCTCTCACGAATCGTCTCGGCCTCTGAGGTGTTTGTAATGTCGACGATCAAGGAAGTCGTCGCGGTCGCTCGCCTTGGCGAGTTCTCGTTTGAACCAGGGCCGGTAACGGACCGCCTGGCGCGAGACTTTCGGGCAGGATTGATTGACGCCGGTTATACGGTCAGCCCCCGCGAGTAG
- a CDS encoding NAD+ synthase: MDHIRIAGAQLNLTVGDLDTNTSRIVETIAWAHAQQAQIVVFPELSISGYPPEDLVLRDGFVSANLDALNKIAEQVGDIVAVVGFVDRADEIDEEPDDATSRTVANAAAILHQGQIVGTYHKVLLPNYGVFDESRYFVRGGAPADLHRVIGVNLGVSVCEDIWLADGPAAQQAASGAEVLININASPYDFGKAAAREQMLVGRARAAGVPLVYVNLVGGQDELVFDGGSLVVAADGTVLHRSPQFVEDRFVVDVPLAGVAPGPAGSLATPMEPNEELYSALATGLGDYVRKNGFKHVVIGLSGGIDSALTAALAADALGPENVWGISMPSRFSSEGSIHDSKELADRLGIRFNVLPMDDIFQAHLKTLEPVFVGTEFGVAEENLQARVRGALIMAVSNKFGGMVVATGNKSEMAVGYATLYGDMAGGYAVLKDVFKMQVYELSRWRNRNGVVIPQSIIDKAPSAELRPDQKDSDSLPEYPILDAILERYIEEDRSIGSIVAEGYDEAVVRRVCGLVDHNEYKRRQAAPGVKISVKAFGKDRRLPITSKYRGG; the protein is encoded by the coding sequence GTGGACCACATCAGGATCGCCGGCGCTCAACTAAACCTCACCGTTGGGGACCTGGATACCAACACCAGTCGCATTGTCGAAACGATCGCATGGGCGCACGCTCAGCAGGCCCAGATCGTGGTCTTCCCCGAACTGTCGATTTCAGGCTACCCGCCGGAGGACCTGGTACTCCGCGACGGGTTCGTGTCTGCCAACCTCGACGCACTTAACAAGATTGCCGAGCAAGTCGGCGACATCGTGGCCGTCGTCGGCTTTGTCGACCGAGCCGATGAGATCGATGAGGAACCCGATGATGCCACGTCTCGCACCGTGGCGAATGCGGCTGCCATTCTGCACCAGGGTCAGATTGTCGGCACCTATCACAAGGTCTTGCTACCCAACTACGGAGTCTTCGACGAGAGCCGGTACTTTGTCCGGGGTGGCGCCCCTGCCGATCTCCACCGGGTTATCGGTGTGAACCTGGGTGTCTCGGTCTGTGAGGACATCTGGCTCGCCGACGGTCCCGCTGCGCAGCAAGCCGCGTCGGGAGCTGAGGTACTGATCAATATCAATGCGTCCCCTTACGACTTTGGCAAGGCAGCCGCCCGCGAACAGATGCTCGTTGGTCGGGCCCGGGCGGCCGGAGTGCCGCTGGTCTATGTGAACCTCGTTGGTGGCCAGGACGAGCTCGTGTTCGATGGTGGGTCGTTGGTTGTGGCCGCCGACGGCACGGTCCTGCATCGCTCGCCTCAATTCGTCGAGGACCGGTTTGTGGTTGATGTTCCCCTGGCCGGCGTTGCTCCTGGCCCGGCAGGCTCGCTCGCGACACCCATGGAACCGAACGAGGAGCTCTACTCGGCCCTCGCTACCGGTCTTGGGGACTACGTTCGCAAAAATGGCTTCAAGCATGTCGTCATCGGGCTTTCCGGGGGGATCGACTCGGCCTTGACAGCCGCGCTGGCGGCAGACGCGCTCGGCCCCGAGAATGTGTGGGGGATCTCGATGCCTTCGCGATTCTCCAGCGAGGGGTCGATTCATGACTCCAAGGAGTTGGCCGATCGGCTTGGTATCCGTTTCAACGTGCTCCCCATGGATGACATCTTCCAGGCCCACCTCAAGACTTTGGAGCCGGTATTTGTCGGAACCGAATTCGGAGTCGCCGAGGAAAATCTCCAGGCGCGGGTGCGGGGAGCCCTCATCATGGCTGTCTCGAACAAATTCGGGGGCATGGTGGTCGCCACCGGGAACAAATCAGAGATGGCTGTGGGCTATGCCACCCTGTATGGCGACATGGCGGGCGGATACGCAGTGCTCAAAGATGTATTCAAGATGCAGGTGTATGAACTGTCCCGCTGGCGCAATCGCAACGGAGTCGTTATTCCCCAGTCCATTATCGACAAGGCTCCTTCGGCCGAACTCCGCCCGGATCAGAAGGACTCGGATAGTCTCCCGGAGTACCCGATCCTGGACGCGATTCTTGAGCGCTATATCGAGGAAGATCGATCGATCGGGTCGATCGTCGCCGAGGGTTATGACGAAGCCGTGGTTCGACGGGTGTGCGGACTGGTGGATCACAACGAGTACAAACGTCGGCAGGCTGCCCCCGGGGTCAAGATTTCGGTCAAGGCGTTCGGTAAGGATCGGCGACTCCCGATTACATCCAAGTATCGGGGTGGATGA